Proteins from one Chroococcidiopsis sp. CCMEE 29 genomic window:
- the rpmF gene encoding 50S ribosomal protein L32 produces MAVPKKKTSKSKRDQRKATWKRKAAKEAQKALSLGKSILTGRSKFVYPTPEEEEEET; encoded by the coding sequence ATGGCTGTTCCTAAGAAGAAAACATCCAAGTCTAAACGAGATCAACGCAAAGCTACCTGGAAGCGTAAGGCAGCGAAAGAGGCTCAGAAAGCACTATCGCTAGGTAAGTCAATTTTGACGGGGCGTTCTAAATTTGTCTATCCAACCCCTGAGGAAGAAGAAGAGGAAACGTGA
- a CDS encoding Mo-dependent nitrogenase C-terminal domain-containing protein, translating to MHSPYTTQNLSLTSWVWIDQEALTASHVSPLRRPATKASFAILRPLRHWLNEIEVRNPKLAHRLCQLIPAECPFERDVNFLGRKLFHIPPMCKLNPLYEEVVSLRFRALCYLADECGEDVTPYC from the coding sequence ATGCACTCCCCCTATACAACTCAAAATCTTTCTCTGACTAGCTGGGTATGGATTGACCAAGAGGCTCTAACTGCCAGTCATGTAAGCCCACTTCGTCGTCCTGCCACAAAGGCTAGCTTTGCTATTCTCCGACCATTGCGCCACTGGCTCAATGAAATAGAAGTCCGCAATCCAAAATTGGCTCATCGCCTTTGCCAACTCATTCCTGCCGAGTGTCCATTTGAGCGTGATGTCAACTTTTTGGGTCGCAAGCTGTTTCATATCCCACCGATGTGCAAGCTTAACCCACTCTATGAGGAAGTTGTCAGCTTACGCTTCCGGGCGCTGTGCTACTTAGCCGATGAATGTGGTGAAGACGTTACACCCTACTGCTAA
- a CDS encoding ribonuclease J, translating to MTQNESSTAVKIIPLGGLHEIGKNTCVFEYNDEIILLDAGLAFPSEDMHGVNIVLPDMTYLRENRHKIKGMIVTHGHEDHIGGIAFHLKQFEIPVIYGPRLAMAMLEGKLEEAGVRDRTQLKTVRPREMVRLGSSFVVEFIRNTHSIADSFTIALHTPVGVIIHTGDFKVDHTPVDGEFFDLQRLAEHGEKGVLCLISDSTNSEVPGYTLSERSVYPNLDRVFTQATGRLFVTTFASSVHRINMILELAQKHNRVVSVVGRSMLNVIAHARNLGYIKCPDNLFQPLHAVRQLPGENVLILTTGSQGEMMSAMTRISKGEHQHLKIREGDTVVFSANPIPGNTIAVVNTIDRLMMQGAKVIYGREQGIHVSGHGSQEDQKLMIALTRPKFFLPVHGEHRMLVKHAQTAQSMGIPAENMVIIQNGDVVEVSQEAISVTGKAPAGIELVDTSGVGIVSGKVLQERQQLAEEGIITIATAIDWNGKLMMTPEIHLRGVVTSMERSLFQKWVQERIEEILSTRWSDFAQSFDAQQADVDWAGLQVQLERDLQRAIRRELQCQPSITLLMQIPDEPVKVADGRRRRRTAAQVAS from the coding sequence ATGACCCAAAATGAATCTTCAACCGCCGTCAAAATTATTCCTCTGGGCGGTTTGCATGAAATTGGCAAGAATACTTGCGTTTTTGAGTACAACGACGAAATCATCCTCTTGGATGCAGGACTAGCTTTTCCTAGCGAAGATATGCACGGGGTAAATATAGTCCTGCCCGACATGACATATCTGCGGGAAAATCGCCACAAGATTAAAGGCATGATCGTTACCCATGGTCATGAAGACCACATCGGCGGTATTGCGTTTCACCTGAAGCAATTTGAGATTCCCGTAATTTATGGTCCCCGTCTGGCGATGGCAATGCTAGAGGGCAAATTGGAAGAGGCAGGTGTGCGCGATCGCACTCAATTAAAAACAGTTCGTCCTCGCGAGATGGTGCGACTTGGCTCATCGTTTGTCGTGGAATTTATTCGCAACACCCACTCAATTGCCGATAGCTTTACGATTGCCCTCCATACCCCTGTGGGAGTAATCATCCACACTGGAGACTTTAAGGTTGACCATACCCCAGTTGATGGTGAGTTTTTTGATTTGCAGCGGCTAGCAGAACATGGCGAAAAAGGTGTACTTTGCCTAATTAGCGATTCGACAAACTCGGAGGTACCAGGATACACGTTGTCTGAACGTTCGGTTTATCCCAATCTTGATCGGGTTTTCACTCAAGCTACTGGTCGACTGTTTGTTACAACTTTTGCTTCTTCAGTACATCGGATCAACATGATTTTGGAACTGGCACAAAAGCATAATCGTGTTGTGTCAGTTGTCGGGCGATCAATGCTGAACGTGATTGCCCATGCCCGGAATTTAGGCTACATCAAATGCCCGGATAATCTATTTCAGCCTTTGCATGCCGTGCGCCAGTTACCTGGTGAGAATGTCTTAATTCTGACAACGGGTTCTCAAGGCGAGATGATGTCGGCAATGACGCGCATCTCCAAAGGGGAACACCAACACCTGAAAATCCGCGAAGGGGATACAGTCGTGTTCTCGGCAAACCCGATTCCAGGCAATACAATCGCTGTGGTCAATACCATTGACCGATTGATGATGCAGGGTGCTAAGGTGATCTATGGTCGCGAGCAGGGAATTCACGTATCTGGACATGGTTCTCAAGAAGATCAAAAGCTGATGATCGCCTTGACTCGACCTAAATTTTTCTTGCCAGTTCACGGTGAGCATCGAATGTTGGTGAAGCACGCCCAGACAGCTCAAAGCATGGGTATTCCAGCTGAAAACATGGTGATTATTCAAAATGGCGATGTGGTGGAAGTGTCTCAGGAGGCGATTAGCGTCACTGGTAAAGCCCCAGCTGGAATTGAACTAGTGGATACGTCGGGTGTTGGAATAGTCAGCGGTAAGGTGCTACAGGAACGGCAACAGCTAGCAGAAGAAGGTATCATCACGATCGCAACTGCAATTGATTGGAATGGCAAACTGATGATGACGCCGGAGATTCATCTGCGGGGTGTAGTCACATCTATGGAGCGATCGCTGTTTCAAAAGTGGGTGCAAGAGCGGATCGAAGAAATTTTAAGCACTCGTTGGTCAGATTTTGCTCAATCTTTTGACGCCCAACAAGCGGATGTAGATTGGGCTGGATTGCAAGTGCAGCTAGAGCGTGATTTACAGCGAGCAATCCGGCGTGAATTGCAATGCCAACCGTCTATTACCTTGTTGATGCAAATACCGGATGAACCCGTTAAGGTAGCGGATGGAAGAAGACGTCGCCGCACTGCTGCCCAAGTTGCGTCGTAA